TATATGGAACCACAATTGTTTATGCAACAGGGCGATCGCTAACCTTGTATCAGCAGTTGACAACAGAACAAAGTCTTTTAGAACCTGATGCATTAATCACTTCTGTAGGAACTGAGATATACCTTGATTCTAATTATGAAACTCCTGATTCAGAATGGTCTAGGAAGTTGTCAGATGGTTGGAATCGTGATTTGGTAGTGGAGATAGCCGCAAAGTTTGAAGACCTCGTTCCTCAACAAGATTCTGAACAACGTCCTTTTAAAGTTAGTTATCTGATTCAAGAAGAAGCTGCCAAACAAGTTTTACCCCAACTCAATAATTTACTAGAAAACGAGAATATTAAATTTAAATTAATCTACAGTGGCAGCAAAGATCTTGATATTTTGCCTCTTGATGCTGATAAGGGTTTAGCAGTCAAGTTTTTACAAAACAAATGGGAATATTATTCTCACGAAACAGTTGTATGCGGTGATTCGGGTAATGATATTGCTTTATTTAGCGTCGGCGAAGAAAGAGGTATTATTGTAGGCAATGCTCGTTCGGAATTACGTGAGTGGTATGAAGCTAACAAAACTGAGTATCGCTATTTTGCAACATCATTCTATGCGGATGGTATTTTAGAAGGTTTACGCTTTCTTAATTTTATTTAATTCATATCATGTCCGCTTGATTGCTTATGAAACCCGAAGAACCCCACCCCACCAAAGCTATGGTTTGTTTCCCCTCCCCGCAAGCGGGGAGGGGTTGGGGGTGGGGTGCAATGACTGTGGGAAACATAACTAATTAACCGGACTTGATATCATTCATCTATAGCACCTAAAGTGATGAGTGTATGTCTTTGGCTTGGAGTTAAACCTGTAGCGCCAGAAATAATCATTCCTTTATACGGTTTGCTATCAGGTTCTAATGCTGGCTCCAAGCACTCACCTGTAAAGATATCCCATATCCTGATAGTTTGATCTTGACTACTACTAACTAGAGAACCTCCTTGTGGACTAAAACTAATCGATTCAATAGCTCCTGTGTGACCTTCTAAACTCCGAATACACTCTTTGGTCGTCTTACTCCAAAGTCGAATCTTTTTATCATGTCCACTGCTGGCAAAAATTGAGCCTTCAGGATGGAATGCAACACAAAGTATTCTATCTTCATGTCCTTCAAGAGTACGAATACATTCTCGTTTTTTAATATTCCATAATTTCACTTTGTGATCAAAACCTCCACTCACCAAAGTATCACCATCTGGGCTAAACGCAATTGCATGAACTTGATTATCATGTCCGCCCAAAATCGGAACTTCATTTGTTTCTAAGTTCCACAAGCGAATAGTTTTATCACGGCTACTACTAGCGACAAGCTTACCATCAGGACTGAAAGCTAATGACAAAATTCGATGATTGTGTTGATCCTTAGACTCACCCAGTATTTTGTGAGGGTATGTTGGCTGAGTTGAATCCTGGTATCTTCTCTTAGTTAAATCCCATAGAATTACTTGGTAATCGTTACCACCACTAACTAATTTTTTACTATCTGGGCTAAAAGCAACTACTCTGATTGTTTGAGTATGTTTTCTCAGAACGGTATGGTGTTCCCATTTTTCATTTCTCAAATGCCACAAACGTATTGTATTATCCTCACTGGCACTAGCAATCATTTGCCCATCTGGGCTGAACACAACAGACCAAACCCAGTCTGTATGTTTTAGTAATTGCTGAATGCATTGCTTATTTTCAACATCCCATATACGTACTCTATGATCTTCACAGCCGCTTACAAGTTTTTTACCACAGGGACTAAATGCAACAGACCAAATCCGATTTGTATATCCTTGTATGATTTTTTGACGTTTTTGTGTGGTAATATCCCATATTTTGATCGTATGGTCATCTCCACCACTAATTAGTAAATTAGATTGTTGAGCTTGAGGACAGAAAGCCACTGTACGTAACTGATTATTATGTGTGCCTAATTTCTGCAATGTCCCATTATCAAGATTCCACAAGCGAATATTATGATGTTCATCAATTCCAATGGGATTTTCATCAGTGCTACCACTAGCAAGAATTTTGCCATCTTGACTAAAAGAGATTGTCCATACCTGCTTGATATCCTCCGAAGTTAAAGTTTGGAATGAATCATCAGAATTTATTTTCCATAGTTTAATAGTTCCATCTTCACTGCCACTAGCAATAGTTGTATCATCAGGACTAAAAGTAATACAACGAACTGTTGTATTATGAACTCCAAAGGACTGCAAAATCTGAGGAGAATTAATATCTCTGATGTCGTATAAAATTACCAAGCCATTTTCACAGCCAATAGCTAAAATACTACGTTTGTTAATTGCAATGGAATGAAATTGATTGCCTATGATGGAAATTTCGTTTTCCAAATTACCAGTAATTACATTCCATATCGCAATACGTTCATCACCAGCACTTAATAAATACCTGTCATTGTGGCTAAAACTAACTGAATAAATGCATTGATTATCCTTGATTTCTTTACTTTTATCTCCTTTTTCTACATCCCATAGCCTGACAGTTTTATCTTCTCCTGCACTGGCTATCATCTTTCCATCAGGGCTAAAAGCTATTGACCAAATTTGACTCGTACTTTTATTGTCACTAAATAATTTGACTTGCTTGTAAGTATCAGTTTGCCATAATCGCACATTTCCATTAGTTTCTGCTGTGGCAAAATACTTTCCATCTGCTTGGAATATCACTGAATCTATACAACCTAAACTTTCAGAAAAAGTTACATTGGATAAATCAGAATTTGTGAAATTGATTTGATGTAATTGTTTACCTTGTAAATCAAGATTACCAAGAGGAATTTCCGAAAAATCAGAACCATTGATATCGATATCAAGGTGTAAAAGCAGAGTTAATATATTACCTCCCATATAGCGGTTTACAGGCTTTTCTTTACGCCAATTATCCAGCAGTGAAATTAAATTCTCTTTGATTGTTTGTTTACCGTGCAAATTTTTAGATTTCAATAGTTTATCTATGATGGGTTCGATCAAACGACGCTTTTGAATATCTTTGATGTATTCTTTAGCTTGTGAATCAATCAGAGGATAATCATTAATTATTTGTGAATTTTTAGTTGCAATATCCTCAACAACTTGATCAATAATCTTTTCCGTGACATAATCCATAATCATGGGTAATTGAGTATACCCAGAAGGAGAGTGAATGATTAAAGACAAAGATGTTAAGGTATTAATGTAACTATTATAACTGGGTGATAATGATCTAACTTTTTCTCTTGTCAAAGGTTCATTTTTAATTGCCAGCCAATACATCAATTCCTGTGCTTCAGACTCAAGCCTATTGAATTGCTTATTTAAAATCTGTTTAATTTTGTCTTCTAATCTATTGCTATTGCTACCATATATATGCTCATGTTCATATTCAATAAAGTTAGAGATATCATCATCATATTCTTCTGATATTTGTTTAGCTACAATATTTAATATTCCTGGATTACCTCCATAATATTCTAAAAATCTTTGCCAATAATATTCAGGATCATTTTGTGGTTGCAATTGTGGAAACATTTGCTGAATGTCTTGTACATTTAGTCCCTTAAGTTTTATTGTTTTAATGCGATTTTTGATATCTTCTTCATTTAAATTTTTCGGATGTTCATGACAAGTTATTAATATAATACTTTGATGTAGTTTTAGTGCTGCATATTTTAAAAAAGTGCCAAGATTTTCCCATCCTTGTTTGTAAGTTATACATCTATTAGTTTCAGTTAAAACTTCAGTTAAGTCGTCGATAATCAGTAAACATTGATTAATTGTGAGATAATTAATCAAAATCTGAACTCTATCAGTATCAGTAGAAGTTGCGGTCAATTCTTGTGTATTAACCGATAAGAAATTAAGTAGCTCATTTAAAAAATCTTCAAAAGAAGCAGTAGCTCGCAGATTTTTCCAAATAACATGCTGAAACTGATTTTTATTTTGCTTAGTAAATTCTGCTGCTAAAGCAGTTTTACCAATTCCCACCATCCCAACTAAGGTTATAAGAGGATATCGGTTTTCGAGAAATTGATTGAGTTGTTTTAATTCTTCTGTACGTCCAAAGAATGGAAGTTCAAAAATGTTGTCTGCCTCCTGCAAATAATCTCTATCCATCATTGATGATGAATCGGATTGTAATAATGATTGTGAATTAATTAGCAGTTTAGCCGTTCCCTGAATCAGCTTAATAGGTTCGCCATAGTTGCTAATTAATGGAGATTGGGGAACGTTTGTGTTTCTGTTGTATGCTTGTATACTTTCTTGCACCGCAGATGCCAGCTTCAAGTTTGTGATCCATTCAAACTCTGGAACTAGAAGAGGGTTAAGTCCTGCTAGAAGGGCACCTGTGAGTACACCATGCTGGCCGTCTAGCTGCTGATAAGCAACTTCATAATCGCGGGATGCAGCAATCAAAAAGCGATCGCATCCTGAGCTATTCCTTCCTAGTTCGGTATCGTTGAAGTTGAGTAATTCCCCAGCAAAACAGCAATCTAACCAAATAACCTGCTGTTTTACTTGACTTTGCTGCAAAATCTTCCACAAATACTCCAGCGATAAACCCCATGAGTTTTTGCCAGGATTAGCATCACTGGTTGCTAAAAACCCTTGTGTCAGGTTTTGTCTTAATTCCTCTCGTAACCCATGTCCAGCGAAAAATAACAACGCCGTCTCTGGAGGCTTCCTACTTTCTGGAAGGAATAAGTTGAGGATTGCTGCTTTTAATTCGTCTACCTTAACTGGTTTCTCTCGGTCAACCTGCAATTTTCCGTCTATGTTGATGTCTGGGAAGCGCCTGACCCTGAAGTCCCCGTGTTTTTCTAGAAGATGAGCGATCGCTTCTGCGTCAGTAGCTGGAGTGCTAAGATGCTTGTAGTTACCTGTTTGGGAATCTTTGAGAAATGGGTACCTATTAATGCCTACTACCAAAGCATCTCGACTCATATATACAATGTGAAAATAGTATTTGGTTAAACTGTGTAAATTATAACCTTGCTACCATGCTTCATTAATCCTCTTAAACAAATTTAAGTCAAATTTATCATTATTCATTCTTTTCAAGCAAAAATTAACAGAATCAAGTGTAGTACTTATTAAATGTTTTCACGAAAAATTAGTATACTTTTGTACAATTTAATGACTAAATGAGTACTACTTTCTCAATAATTCAAATACTTTAATTCCAAACACCGTAGCAAGTACAACCACCAGAGTAATACCCAAACTAACTGTACATAAGACACTAGTAGACATCCAAGGTTCTGTCACTCCTAGCTTCGATAACACTAAACCTATGGAATGTTTTGCTTTATCATCAGGATGTGTCACCTCTGGAAATTGTCCAGCTATAGAAACTGCTAACGAACCAGCAGCCAACCCAACCCCAAAAATTGCTACAATACTTTGAAAAGTGCGATCGCGTTCTGAGCGTTCAATTTCTGTCACCCCTCGAATCGAATTTATCAAGTCTGTTAGTAACGTCAAACCTATATTCAAACTTTCATAGTCGCTTTCAACTTGCTCTAAATATCTGCGTTTGACATGATCAATAAATTCATGAAACAACTGCAAATCACTGGGCGATTGTAAGTCAGTTAACTTTTGCTTGATTCTCTCTAAACGTCTTTCATAGTTAAGCAGATTAACTTCAATTGTACGTTTTTGAGTGGCAAGATAATTGAGGTTTACAGAATAGTGCCAAATGGTATCCTGAGCATCAACTACAATTTGGCGCAATCTCTTTAAATCTAACTTACCGGACTTGGATTTATTGAAGTCTTTTTGGTATTGTCGGATAGTCACAAAATCAGAACGTAATTTCTTTTTCAAATAAAACTAGTCAGGATTTAAGTTCGACAATTTTTTATTTTTAATGCTTCTTTAACTAAATTTAACATTTTTTAGGAAAAATCCGAAAATCTTACAGGTTGTGACTTTGCTGATCTGCTTAGCCTGCCAAAAATAGATTTTAATCAAAAGATAAAGTGGATTTAAATAAGTGAATCAATTAATATATTTATAGTTTTTTAAATAAATTGATTTGATATAGGACTCATATTTGATTTTTGAACAAAACTTAGTACACCTTTATTCCTTCTTCCCAGTCCCCAGTCCCCAGTCCCCAGTCCCTTACCTCTACGAGTGATTCAGAAATCAAATCGGATTGCTATATGCGTTTACCGATTCTTATCAGTGCAGCATTGTTGGTCTCCCTAGGTCTGAACCTACCAGTAGTCTCCCAACCTCCCATAGAAATAGCACAGGGTCAAAAAACTAATAACTCAGAATTCAGACGATTACAATTTAATCGCGATTCGTGGAATGACCAAAATATTTCCAACTATCGTTACACCTTTAGCAACAGCTGCTTTTGTATCCCAGATGCTAGAGGCCCAGTAATCATTGAAGTACGTAACGGCGAAACAACTTCTATCACTTCTGTGGCAACTGGTCAAGCAGTTGATCCACAATACTTTCAACAATACAATACAATTCCCAAGCTTTTTAATGTCATTCAGGATGCTATTAATCGTAACGCATACAGCCTGAATGTGCGGTATAATGCTCCTCTTGGCTATCCTACCCAAATCGATATTAATTATGACGCTCAGATAGCTGATGAAGAAGTATATCTCACAATTGAGAATTTTCAGGTAATTCAATAAATAAGCTGTTCCACAACTGACTGATGGTTGATGGCTGATGACTGATGACTGTTATCGGTCAACTACCTTGTGTGGTTGTTCTTTGTCATATCATGTCCCCATGATTACTTGTTAAACCCTAAGAACCCCACCCCCACCAAAGCTACGCTTTGTTTCCCCTCCCCGTGAACGGCTATCCATTACCCGGATCTTTCTTAACATTGCTATAAAGGAGGCTGGAGAAGAATTGTAGTAGTTGGCGTAGTTGGAGGAGTTGACAAATATAGCTAAATCTGGAGAGGGGTAATTTTTGCAGGCGATCGTTAACCAAAGGTATCAACTGGAGAATAACAGTCAAGGAGTTTCCAGGTAGCGGCGATATCATGTAATCGTCTCAGCCCTCGCCAAATTGTTTTCA
Above is a window of Nostoc sp. UHCC 0702 DNA encoding:
- a CDS encoding sucrose-phosphate phosphatase, giving the protein MKPFLFVTDLDFTLVGDKKALAQLNQELENHRKIYGTTIVYATGRSLTLYQQLTTEQSLLEPDALITSVGTEIYLDSNYETPDSEWSRKLSDGWNRDLVVEIAAKFEDLVPQQDSEQRPFKVSYLIQEEAAKQVLPQLNNLLENENIKFKLIYSGSKDLDILPLDADKGLAVKFLQNKWEYYSHETVVCGDSGNDIALFSVGEERGIIVGNARSELREWYEANKTEYRYFATSFYADGILEGLRFLNFI
- a CDS encoding caspase family protein; protein product: MSRDALVVGINRYPFLKDSQTGNYKHLSTPATDAEAIAHLLEKHGDFRVRRFPDINIDGKLQVDREKPVKVDELKAAILNLFLPESRKPPETALLFFAGHGLREELRQNLTQGFLATSDANPGKNSWGLSLEYLWKILQQSQVKQQVIWLDCCFAGELLNFNDTELGRNSSGCDRFLIAASRDYEVAYQQLDGQHGVLTGALLAGLNPLLVPEFEWITNLKLASAVQESIQAYNRNTNVPQSPLISNYGEPIKLIQGTAKLLINSQSLLQSDSSSMMDRDYLQEADNIFELPFFGRTEELKQLNQFLENRYPLITLVGMVGIGKTALAAEFTKQNKNQFQHVIWKNLRATASFEDFLNELLNFLSVNTQELTATSTDTDRVQILINYLTINQCLLIIDDLTEVLTETNRCITYKQGWENLGTFLKYAALKLHQSIILITCHEHPKNLNEEDIKNRIKTIKLKGLNVQDIQQMFPQLQPQNDPEYYWQRFLEYYGGNPGILNIVAKQISEEYDDDISNFIEYEHEHIYGSNSNRLEDKIKQILNKQFNRLESEAQELMYWLAIKNEPLTREKVRSLSPSYNSYINTLTSLSLIIHSPSGYTQLPMIMDYVTEKIIDQVVEDIATKNSQIINDYPLIDSQAKEYIKDIQKRRLIEPIIDKLLKSKNLHGKQTIKENLISLLDNWRKEKPVNRYMGGNILTLLLHLDIDINGSDFSEIPLGNLDLQGKQLHQINFTNSDLSNVTFSESLGCIDSVIFQADGKYFATAETNGNVRLWQTDTYKQVKLFSDNKSTSQIWSIAFSPDGKMIASAGEDKTVRLWDVEKGDKSKEIKDNQCIYSVSFSHNDRYLLSAGDERIAIWNVITGNLENEISIIGNQFHSIAINKRSILAIGCENGLVILYDIRDINSPQILQSFGVHNTTVRCITFSPDDTTIASGSEDGTIKLWKINSDDSFQTLTSEDIKQVWTISFSQDGKILASGSTDENPIGIDEHHNIRLWNLDNGTLQKLGTHNNQLRTVAFCPQAQQSNLLISGGDDHTIKIWDITTQKRQKIIQGYTNRIWSVAFSPCGKKLVSGCEDHRVRIWDVENKQCIQQLLKHTDWVWSVVFSPDGQMIASASEDNTIRLWHLRNEKWEHHTVLRKHTQTIRVVAFSPDSKKLVSGGNDYQVILWDLTKRRYQDSTQPTYPHKILGESKDQHNHRILSLAFSPDGKLVASSSRDKTIRLWNLETNEVPILGGHDNQVHAIAFSPDGDTLVSGGFDHKVKLWNIKKRECIRTLEGHEDRILCVAFHPEGSIFASSGHDKKIRLWSKTTKECIRSLEGHTGAIESISFSPQGGSLVSSSQDQTIRIWDIFTGECLEPALEPDSKPYKGMIISGATGLTPSQRHTLITLGAIDE